A single Callithrix jacchus isolate 240 chromosome 4, calJac240_pri, whole genome shotgun sequence DNA region contains:
- the HMGN3 gene encoding high mobility group nucleosome-binding domain-containing protein 3 isoform X4 has product MPKRKSPENAEGKDGSKVTKQEPTRRSARLSAKPAPPKPEPKPRKTSAKKEPGAKISRGAKGKKEEKQEAGKEGTAPSENGETKAEEAQKTESVDNEGE; this is encoded by the exons TCTCCAGAGAATGCAGAGGGCAAAGATGGATCCAAAGTAACTAAACAGGAG CCCACAAGACGGTCTGCCAGATTGTCAGCG AAACCTGCTCCACCAAAACCTGAACCCAAACCAAGAAAAACATCTGCTAAG AAAGAACCTGGAGCAAAGATTAGCAGAGGTGctaaagggaagaaggaggaaaagcagGAAGCTGGAAAGGAAGGTACTGCACCATCTGAAAATGGTGAAACTAAAGCTGAAGAG gCACAGAAAACTGAATCTGTAGATAACGAGGGAGAATGA
- the HMGN3 gene encoding high mobility group nucleosome-binding domain-containing protein 3 isoform X5, with the protein MPKRKSPENAEGKDGSKVTKQEPTRRSARLSAKPAPPKPEPKPRKTSAKKEPGAKISRGAKGKKEEKQEAGKEGTEN; encoded by the exons TCTCCAGAGAATGCAGAGGGCAAAGATGGATCCAAAGTAACTAAACAGGAG CCCACAAGACGGTCTGCCAGATTGTCAGCG AAACCTGCTCCACCAAAACCTGAACCCAAACCAAGAAAAACATCTGCTAAG AAAGAACCTGGAGCAAAGATTAGCAGAGGTGctaaagggaagaaggaggaaaagcagGAAGCTGGAAAGGAAG gCACAGAAAACTGA
- the HMGN3 gene encoding high mobility group nucleosome-binding domain-containing protein 3 isoform X2 encodes MPKRKSPENAEGKDGSKVTKQEPTRRSARLSAKPAPPKPEPKPRKTSAKKEPGAKISRGAKGKKEEKQEAGKEGTAPSENGETKAEEIHISRSTVNVSTSRGTPPSTLSVKGQIETVTVKGTEN; translated from the exons TCTCCAGAGAATGCAGAGGGCAAAGATGGATCCAAAGTAACTAAACAGGAG CCCACAAGACGGTCTGCCAGATTGTCAGCG AAACCTGCTCCACCAAAACCTGAACCCAAACCAAGAAAAACATCTGCTAAG AAAGAACCTGGAGCAAAGATTAGCAGAGGTGctaaagggaagaaggaggaaaagcagGAAGCTGGAAAGGAAGGTACTGCACCATCTGAAAATGGTGAAACTAAAGCTGAAGAG ATCCACATCTCTCGCTCAACTGTTAATGTCTCAACCTCCAGAGGTACCCCACCCAGCACACTATCAGTAAAGGGGCAGATTGAAACAGTGACAGTTAAGG gCACAGAAAACTGA
- the HMGN3 gene encoding high mobility group nucleosome-binding domain-containing protein 3 isoform X1 — MPKRKSPENAEGKDGSKVTKQEPTRRSARLSAKPAPPKPEPKPRKTSAKKEPGAKISRGAKGKKEEKQEAGKEGTAPSENGETKAEEIHISRSTVNVSTSRGTPPSTLSVKGQIETVTVKGTVENSACLQ, encoded by the exons TCTCCAGAGAATGCAGAGGGCAAAGATGGATCCAAAGTAACTAAACAGGAG CCCACAAGACGGTCTGCCAGATTGTCAGCG AAACCTGCTCCACCAAAACCTGAACCCAAACCAAGAAAAACATCTGCTAAG AAAGAACCTGGAGCAAAGATTAGCAGAGGTGctaaagggaagaaggaggaaaagcagGAAGCTGGAAAGGAAGGTACTGCACCATCTGAAAATGGTGAAACTAAAGCTGAAGAG ATCCACATCTCTCGCTCAACTGTTAATGTCTCAACCTCCAGAGGTACCCCACCCAGCACACTATCAGTAAAGGGGCAGATTGAAACAGTGACAGTTAAGGGTACAGTAGAAAATTCTGCATGTTTGCAGTGA
- the HMGN3 gene encoding high mobility group nucleosome-binding domain-containing protein 3 isoform X6 yields MPKRKSPENAEGKDGSKVTKQEPTRRSARLSAKPAPPKPEPKPRKTSAKAQKTESVDNEGE; encoded by the exons TCTCCAGAGAATGCAGAGGGCAAAGATGGATCCAAAGTAACTAAACAGGAG CCCACAAGACGGTCTGCCAGATTGTCAGCG AAACCTGCTCCACCAAAACCTGAACCCAAACCAAGAAAAACATCTGCTAAG gCACAGAAAACTGAATCTGTAGATAACGAGGGAGAATGA
- the HMGN3 gene encoding high mobility group nucleosome-binding domain-containing protein 3 isoform X3, which translates to MPKRKSPENAEGKDGSKVTKQEPTRRSARLSAKPAPPKPEPKPRKTSAKKEPGAKISRGAKGKKEEKQEAGKEGTAPSENGETKAEEIHISRSTVNVSTSRGTEN; encoded by the exons TCTCCAGAGAATGCAGAGGGCAAAGATGGATCCAAAGTAACTAAACAGGAG CCCACAAGACGGTCTGCCAGATTGTCAGCG AAACCTGCTCCACCAAAACCTGAACCCAAACCAAGAAAAACATCTGCTAAG AAAGAACCTGGAGCAAAGATTAGCAGAGGTGctaaagggaagaaggaggaaaagcagGAAGCTGGAAAGGAAGGTACTGCACCATCTGAAAATGGTGAAACTAAAGCTGAAGAG ATCCACATCTCTCGCTCAACTGTTAATGTCTCAACCTCCAGAG gCACAGAAAACTGA